A single genomic interval of Flavobacteriales bacterium harbors:
- a CDS encoding DUF177 domain-containing protein: MKVLDTVRIALAGLKDQTHQFEYQIDGSFFENFKSSEIETCNIDIELELVKSSNMLVLDMRFNGNIDTMCDSCGSPYSMPLNGKEKLIVKLGESENFDEEVWQITSFEQELEITHFVYECVSVAIPAKRVHPEDACDKGALKNLDNYKAEKESTDPRWDKLKELV; encoded by the coding sequence ATGAAGGTATTAGATACCGTACGTATTGCACTGGCAGGTTTAAAAGACCAAACTCATCAATTTGAGTACCAAATCGATGGAAGCTTTTTCGAGAACTTTAAGAGTTCAGAAATAGAAACATGCAATATCGACATTGAACTTGAATTAGTTAAGAGTTCTAACATGTTGGTGTTAGATATGAGATTTAATGGCAACATTGATACAATGTGCGACAGTTGTGGATCACCGTATAGTATGCCTTTAAATGGTAAAGAAAAATTAATAGTAAAACTGGGTGAGTCCGAAAACTTCGATGAAGAAGTTTGGCAAATCACCTCTTTTGAACAAGAATTAGAAATAACGCACTTTGTATATGAATGCGTGTCGGTAGCAATACCTGCAAAAAGAGTTCACCCAGAAGACGCATGCGATAAAGGCGCATTGAAAAATCTGGATAATTACAAAGCGGAAAAAGAAAGTACTGATCCCAGATGGGACAAATTAAAAGAATTAGTATAA
- the plsX gene encoding phosphate acyltransferase PlsX, translated as MRIGIDIMGSDFAPSVPIQGVLLAQKELDSDIEIVLLGKEDEIKSSILEEGGNPDDFEIINCDEVIEMKDSPIKALSKKRNSSISIGFKMLVEKNLDGFTGAGNTGAMMAGAMFSVKNVPGVIRPCVISFMPKENGECNVLVDVGSNADCKSDVMYQFGTLGSLYSNVILNVDNPKVGLLNLGREPGKGNLLTQATYELMEDSKDFNFVGNVEGNEIFDEGTDVIVTDGFTGNVVLKSMEKIHGLLKKRDFEMDNFFQRFDYQHFGGSPILGVNAPVVVGHGSSTPEAIKNMINLTRSMIEKKLCEKTREAFN; from the coding sequence ATGAGGATTGGAATTGACATTATGGGGAGCGATTTTGCACCCTCTGTACCTATACAAGGTGTATTACTCGCACAAAAAGAACTTGACTCCGACATCGAGATAGTTCTTCTTGGTAAAGAAGATGAGATTAAATCTTCGATACTAGAAGAGGGTGGCAATCCGGATGATTTTGAAATAATCAACTGCGATGAAGTCATAGAGATGAAAGATTCTCCTATCAAGGCACTCAGTAAAAAGAGAAACTCAAGTATTTCTATTGGCTTTAAAATGCTCGTAGAAAAAAATCTGGATGGTTTTACTGGAGCTGGCAACACAGGCGCAATGATGGCTGGTGCCATGTTCAGTGTAAAAAACGTACCCGGTGTTATTAGGCCTTGCGTAATCTCGTTTATGCCAAAAGAAAATGGCGAGTGTAATGTTCTTGTAGACGTTGGCTCTAATGCAGATTGCAAATCGGATGTGATGTATCAATTTGGAACTTTAGGTTCTCTTTATAGCAATGTTATCTTAAACGTTGATAATCCAAAAGTCGGTTTACTTAATCTAGGTAGGGAACCAGGCAAAGGAAATCTTCTTACTCAAGCCACTTACGAATTAATGGAGGACTCTAAAGACTTCAATTTTGTAGGAAATGTAGAAGGAAATGAAATTTTTGATGAAGGAACTGATGTTATCGTAACAGATGGATTTACAGGTAATGTAGTTCTTAAATCGATGGAAAAAATTCATGGTCTCTTAAAGAAGAGAGATTTTGAAATGGACAACTTTTTTCAAAGGTTCGATTACCAACATTTTGGTGGTAGTCCAATATTAGGGGTTAACGCTCCTGTTGTGGTAGGGCATGGATCGTCGACTCCCGAGGCGATTAAAAACATGATTAATCTAACACGAAGCATGATTGAAAAAAAGCTTTGTGAGAAAACTAGGGAAGCATTTAATTAA
- the pdxA gene encoding 4-hydroxythreonine-4-phosphate dehydrogenase PdxA — protein MSIIRLGISCGDLNGVGLEVALKAFANHPIPANCTPIFYGSTNVITNSLEKFKASGLKVKTIDSPQEAELGFVNVIECWEEKVTIEYGKSTKEMGNYSYLSLSAATNQLVEKQIEALITCPINKNNIQSDNFNYPGHTEYLAHMGGDKEPLMLMTSKDLSIAVVTGHIPVTEIATKITKDLIIKKAELLSTCLEQDFGINKPNIAILGLNPHAGDNGTLGKEEITTISPAIAELINKGINVEGPFPADGLFGSGAFKKYDGILAMYHDQGLIPFKALTFNSGVNFTAALPFVRTSPDHGTAFEIAGKNQASELSFHCAILKAVDAVKARRLL, from the coding sequence ATGAGCATAATTCGATTAGGAATTTCTTGTGGAGACCTTAATGGCGTTGGTTTAGAGGTAGCTCTAAAAGCCTTTGCAAATCATCCAATACCTGCTAATTGCACCCCAATATTTTATGGCTCTACCAACGTTATAACTAATAGCTTAGAGAAATTCAAAGCATCTGGTTTAAAAGTAAAAACTATAGACTCTCCTCAGGAAGCAGAGCTCGGATTTGTTAATGTCATTGAATGCTGGGAAGAAAAAGTGACCATCGAATATGGTAAATCGACCAAAGAAATGGGAAACTATTCTTACCTGTCTCTTAGTGCGGCGACCAATCAACTTGTAGAAAAACAAATCGAAGCTCTTATTACATGCCCGATTAATAAGAACAATATCCAATCCGATAATTTTAATTACCCAGGGCATACAGAGTATTTGGCACATATGGGTGGCGACAAAGAACCATTGATGTTGATGACATCTAAAGATTTAAGTATTGCCGTAGTAACAGGTCACATTCCCGTCACAGAAATTGCCACTAAAATAACTAAGGATCTTATAATCAAGAAAGCCGAGTTGCTCTCTACGTGCCTAGAACAAGATTTTGGAATCAATAAACCGAATATTGCTATTTTAGGTCTAAATCCACATGCCGGAGATAATGGCACATTGGGCAAAGAAGAAATAACAACTATCTCTCCAGCAATAGCTGAGCTAATTAATAAAGGAATTAATGTAGAAGGTCCTTTCCCTGCTGATGGTCTCTTTGGTTCTGGCGCATTTAAGAAATATGATGGTATATTAGCCATGTATCACGACCAAGGCCTAATTCCGTTTAAAGCATTAACCTTTAATTCTGGTGTGAATTTCACCGCTGCACTGCCATTTGTTCGCACTTCTCCGGATCATGGAACGGCCTTTGAAATCGCTGGAAAAAACCAGGCTTCGGAATTATCATTTCACTGCGCCATTTTAAAAGCAGTTGATGCCGTGAAAGCCAGAAGATTACTGTAA
- the rpmF gene encoding 50S ribosomal protein L32: MAHPKRKISKSRRDKRRTHYKASATTLAVCSNCNSPVQYHHVCGDCGYYKGKLAVEKAVAV; this comes from the coding sequence ATGGCACATCCTAAGCGAAAAATATCAAAAAGTAGAAGAGATAAGAGAAGAACGCATTATAAAGCGTCGGCTACTACTTTAGCTGTATGTTCTAACTGTAATTCACCTGTACAATATCACCACGTATGTGGAGATTGCGGGTATTATAAAGGCAAATTAGCCGTTGAAAAAGCAGTAGCAGTATAA